From a region of the Arachis ipaensis cultivar K30076 chromosome B09, Araip1.1, whole genome shotgun sequence genome:
- the LOC107619673 gene encoding F-box/FBD/LRR-repeat protein At4g26340-like, with protein MKRFSIPNKSSSIGSLIPSFTFSVVSSKLTMPKAKQRKVEEEESTRTGTPKIDLISSLPDSLLCHILSFLPTRCGMATSVLARRWRHLWKDLLALDLDNSKHSPYYLPGGTHRFIAFVNAVFAQRKSLRVEKLRLACDIPRGEKKTIKTWIRTVVGPHLQELYLDLSFACNEFGDRHIKLPEEVLTSASLESLVLKGHVFLTVYDGFVDLPSLKNLELDLNYVDPDFVLLGCPVLENLKLTLHESFPLNASQPPEIYMPDSLKRLTLIQDDDIEEDINDIEDLVIDTPLLEYLSITLWARCLQVSISDYPNMVEAHLDIDQDQEQVGWVLELLKALRQTKLLDLKLSTMECLLGAPAFELPEFSRLHNLELQIPYFDSGFLIKLLHNCHMLQVVTLHNQEKVSTVEPEEPSCWTLPMKDPNCLISHLKIFEFKGYKDSADEHAFVAYLLERGPILKTMKIHADPSLGVTYKQRIHQELSMVPRSSKTCQLIVT; from the exons ATGAAAAGGTTTTCAATCCCAAACAAATCCAGCTCAATCGGTTCATTGATTCCTTCATTTACATTTTCAGTAGTGTCGTCAAAATTGACAATGCCGAAAGCGAAGCAAAGAAAAGTAGAAGAGGAGGAATCAACAAGAACAGGAACCCCCAAAATAGACCTAATCAGTAGCTTACCGGATTCCCTGCTTTGCCACATTCTCTCGTTCCTCCCAACAAGATGTGGCATGGCCACCAGCGTCCTCGCTCGCCGGTGGCGCCACCTCTGGAAGGATCTTCTAGCGTTGGACTTAGACAATAGTAAACATAGTCCTTATTATCTGCCTGGAGGGACACATCGATTCATTGCTTTCGTCAATGCAGTTTTCGCTCAACGCAAGTCTCTCCGTGTCGAGAAGCTTCGCCTCGCTTGTGATATACCTAGAGGCGAAAAGAAAACCATCAAAACATGGATTCGTACTGTTGTTGGACCCCACCTCCAAGAGCTGTATCTcgatttatcttttgcttgcaATGAGTTTGGAGATCGACATATCAAATTGCCTGAAGAGGTATTAACCAGTGCATCACTCGAGTCTCTTGTTTTGAAAGGCCACGTGTTTTTGACTGTTTATGATGGATTTGTTGATTTGCCATCCCTCAAGAACCTAGAGTTGGATCTCAATTATGTGGACCCAGACTTTGTTTTACTTGGTTGTCCGGTTCTTGAAAATCTCAAGCTCACTTTACACGAATCGTTCCCACTTAATGCGAGCCAACCTCCTGAAATCTACATGCCTGATTCCTTGAAGCGTTTAACCTTAATACAGGATGATGACATCGAAGAAGATATTAATGATATTGAGGATCTTGTGATAGACACCCCGTTACTCGAATACCTAAGTATCACATTATGGGCAAGATGCCTGCAGGTTTCAATTAGCGATTATCCCAACATGGTGGAAGCTCATCTTGATATTGATCAAGACCAAGAGCAGGTTGGTTGGGTGCTTGAGCTTCTCAAGGCACTCCGCCAAACAAAACTGTTGGACTTGAAACTTTCCACTATGGAG TGCTTGCTTGGTGCTCCTGCTTTTGAGTTGCCAGAATTTTCCCGTTTACATAATCTAGAGCTTCAAATTCCTTATTTCGACTCGGGATTTCTGATAAAATTGCTTCATAACTGCCATATGCTTCAAGTTGTCACTCTTCATAATCAGGAG AAAGTTTCCACAGTGGAACCTGAGGAACCTAGTTGTTGGACACTGCCAATGAAGGATCCTAATTGTCTCATATCACATCTcaagatttttgaatttaaaggatATAAAGACTCTGCAGATGAACATGCATTTGTTGCATATCTTTTAGAGAGAGGACCTATTTTGAAGACAATGAAAATCCATGCTGATCCTAGTCTTGGCGTAACATATAAACAGCGCATCCACCAGGAATTATCTATGGTACCAAGGAGCTCCAAAACATGCCAATTAATAGTTACCTGA
- the LOC110266727 gene encoding uncharacterized protein LOC110266727 — protein sequence MKTMIGCASQGQGSSTRSMTRTRSWTRPSRVPERCGCGCRLVLRWSGTTTNPDKPFFGCPNYNTRGKTWCGFFLWADDVEEEEEHEGRVDATAVDNEQVRVNLAWRIGKLEVEMRTQKSMIQFLGIVVFFTVVAVLIMTLKF from the exons ATGAAAACCATGATTGGGTGTGCGAGCCAGGGTCAAGGAAGCTCAACACGATCGATGACGAGAACGCGGAGTTGGACCAGACCGTCGCGGGTACCAGAGCGGTGTGGGTGCGGCTGCCGGCTGGTGCTTCGTTGGTCCGGAACAACTACCAACCCAGATAAGCCCTTCTTCGGTTGTCCAAATTACAAT ACTAGGGGAAAAACATGGTGTGGATTTTTTCTCTGGGCTgatgatgtagaagaagaagaggaacatGAAGGAAGAGTGGATGCAACTGCAGTTGACAATGAGCAAGTGAGAGTGAATTTAGCCTGGAGGATTGGAAAATTGGAAGTTGAAATGAGAACCCAAAAATCTATGATACAATTCTTAGGCATAGTGGTATTTTTCACTGTAGTTGCTGTGTTGATTATGACTTTGAAGTTCTGA
- the LOC107618996 gene encoding F-box/FBD/LRR-repeat protein At4g26340 encodes MPKRKQRKVEEEDSTRTGTPKIDLISTLPDSLLCHILSFLPTRCAMATSVLARRWRHLWKDLLVLDLDNSKHSPYYLPGGTHRFIAFVNAVFAQSKAPHVKKLRLACDIPRGEKKTIKTWIHTVVGPHLQELYLDLSLPCNEFGNRDIKLPEEVLTSASLESLVLKGHMVLTVYDGFVDLPSLKNLELDLNYVDPEFVLDGCWALENLKLTLHESFPLNASDPPVIQMPGSLKRLTLIQADDTEEDLNDIEDLVIDTPLLEYLSITLWARCLQVSISNYPNMVEAHLDIDQDKEQVGWMLELLKALHQTKLLDLKLSTMECLLVAPAFELPEFSRLLNLELEIPYFNSGFLIKLLHNCHMLQVLTLHNREKVSTVEPEEPNCWTLPMKDPDCVISHLKIFEFKGYQDSADEHAFVAYLLERGPILKTMKIHAHRSLGLKYKHRIRQELSTIPRSSKTCKLKVT; translated from the exons ATGCCGAAGCGGAAGCAAAGGAAAGTAGAAGAAGAGGACTCAACAAGAACAGGAACTCCCAAAATAGACCTAATCAGTACCTTACCGGATTCCCTGCTTTGCCACATTCTCTCGTTCCTCCCAACAAGATGTGCCATGGCCACCAGCGTCCTCGCTCGCCGGTGGCGCCACCTCTGGAAGGATCTTCTAGTCTTGGACTTGGACAATAGTAAACATAGTCCTTATTATCTGCCTGGTGGGACACATCGATTCATTGCTTTCGTCAATGCAGTTTTCGCTCAAAGCAAGGCTCCCCATGTCAAGAAGCTTCGCCTCGCTTGTGATATACCTAGAGGTGAAAAGAAAACCATCAAAACATGGATTCATACTGTTGTTGGACCCCACCTCCAAGAGCTGTATCTCGATTTATCTCTCCCTTGCAATGAGTTTGGAAATCGGGATATCAAATTGCCTGAAGAGGTATTAACCAGTGCATCACTCGAATCCCTTGTTTTGAAAGGTCATATGGTTTTGACTGTTTATGATGGATTTGTTGATTTGCCATCCCTCAAGAACCTGGAGTTAGATCTCAATTATGTGGACCCAGAGTTTGTTTTAGATGGTTGCTGGGCTCTTGAAAATCTCAAGCTCACTTTACATGAATCCTTCCCACTTAATGCGAGCGATCCTCCTGTAATCCAAATGCCTGGTTCGTTGAAGCGTTTAACCTTAATACAGGCTGATGACACCGAAGAAGATCTTAATGATATTGAGGATCTTGTGATAGACACCCCATTACTTGAATATCTAAGTATCACATTATGGGCAAGATGCTTACAGGTTTCAATTAGCAATTATCCAAACATGGTGGAAGCTCACCTTGATATTGATCAAGACAAAGAGCAGGTTGGTTGGATGCTTGAGCTTCTCAAGGCACTCCACCAAACAAAACTGTTGGACTTGAAACTTTCCACTATGGAG TGCTTGCTTGTTGCTCCTGCTTTTGAATTGCCAGAATTTTCCCGTTTACTTAATCTAGAGCTTGAAATTCCATATTTCAACTCCGGATTTCTGATAAAGTTGCTTCATAACTGCCATATGCTTCAAGTTCTCACTCTTCATAATCGGGAG AAAGTTTCCACTGTGGAACCTGAGGAACCTAATTGTTGGACACTGCCGATGAAGGATCCTGATTGTGTTATATCACATCTcaagatttttgaatttaaaggatATCAAGACTCTGCAGATGAACATGCATTTGTTGCATATCTTTTAGAGAGAGGACCTATTTTGAAGACAATGAAAATCCATGCTCATCGTAGTCTTGGCCTTAAGTATAAACATCGCATCCGCCAGGAATTATCTACCATACCAAGGAGCTCCAAAACATGCAAATTAAAAGTTACCTGA
- the LOC107618029 gene encoding peroxisomal membrane protein PEX14 isoform X3 — MPPQNTGAEFGKLTNVDQQDAGEDASKQSSKASVFVNTEPMREEQVQNAVKFLSHPKVRGSPVIYRRNFLEKKGLTKEEIDEAFRRVPDSQPSEQTAGANQANTPDIQRPAQSQALQPGVSGSAGVTTLSRTSSRYSFHWSHALVAVGFLVVSGAGTAILIKKSILPRLKSWIRKIVLEEEYNQLESTDSKPTVVEEASKAAKAAAAAAVELAKANQEILTCRNEEKRYFLDAVSLLNQQMQEMKLMTNEIRRLEASSGASYSRREDYQVNQTSSKPFIVNGKRDYGLHSVTSSSQPASVEPSSAPHPKSYMEIMAMIQRGEKPSNIRPWEVGQVQHNSTPVFQSQVNGKDLNSSVLDNSDNAVPRWQAKNARIREIDNGVENNGYNAASSQQPIKRTWVPPQPPPVVMSEAAEAIRRPKPLVQKEQILDDQSVHHSSDISDKVMESSELSKSEGQMEGSSTNAVLGSAEILEES, encoded by the exons ATGCCTCCTCAAAACACAG GTGCTGAATTCGGGAAGCTAACAAATGTGGATCAGCAAGACGCTGGGGAAGATGCTTCTAAGCAGAGTTCGAAGGCGTCGGTCTTTGTGAACACCGAACCAATGCGGGAGGAGCAAGTTCAGAATGCAGTGAAGTTTCTTTCGCACCCGAAAGTTAGAGGCTCCCCCGTCATATACCGTCGAAATTTCCTTGAGAAGAAGGGGCTCACAAAGGAGGAGATAGATGAGGCCTTTCGCCGTGTGCCT GATTCACAGCCGAGCGAGCAGACCGCTGGTGCAAATCAAG CCAACACACCAGATATTCAGCGTCCGGCACAATCACAAGCTTTGCAGCCAGGTGTATCTGGTTCCGCTGGTGTTACTACTTTGTCGAGAACTTCCTCACGCTACTCTTTTCACTGGTCCCATGCCCTTGTTGCAGTTGGGTTTCTGGTTGTTTCAGGCGCTGGAACAGCTATCTTAATTAAG AAGTCCATCCTTCCGCGTTTGAAATCTTGGATTCGGAAGATCGTCTTAGAGGAAGAATACAACCAATTAGAGAGCACAGATTCAAAACCGACCGTGGTGGAAGAAGCTTCAAAAGCTGCAAAAGCAGCTGCAGCTGCAGCCGTGGAGTTGGCAAAAGCAAACCAAGAAATTCTGACTTGTAGAAACGAAG AGAAGAGATACTTTTTGGATGCTGTTAGCCTTTTGAATCAGCAAATGCAGGAGATGAAGTTAATGACTAATGAAATAAGAAGATTGGAAG CATCCAGTGGAGCCTCTTACTCAAGGCGAGAAGATTACCAAGTCAATCAAACTAGCTCAAAG CCGTTCATTGTAAATGGGAAGCGGGATTATGGCCTACATTCAG tgacatcttcatcccaACCTGCTTCTGTTGAACCATCTAGTGCTCCCCATCCAAAGTCATATATGGAG aTAATGGCTATGATCCAGAGAGGGGAGAAGCCTTCTAACATCAGG CCTTGGGAAGTTGGTCAAGTTCAACACAACTCTACCCCAGTATTTCAGTCTCAAGTAAATGGCAAGGACTTGAATTCCAGTGTCCTAGATAATAGTGACAATGCTGTACCTCGGTGGCAAGCGAAAAATGCCAGAATCAGAGAGATTGATAATGGAGTTGAGAATAATGGATATAACGCTGCATCCAGTCAGCAGCCAATCAAACGTACGTGGGTTCCCCCTCAGCCACCTCCGGTGGTTATGTCAGAGGCTGCGGAAGCAATCAGACGCCCAAAGCCACTAGTACAGAAGGAACAAATACTGGATGATCAGTCAGTACACCATTCTTCAGATATCTCTGATAAGGTGATGGAATCTTCAGAACTATCCAAATCCGAAGGACAAATGGAAGGTAGTAGTACCAATGCAGTTCTTGGCTCTGCTGAGATATTGGAAGAGTCATGA
- the LOC107618029 gene encoding peroxisomal membrane protein PEX14 isoform X1, whose amino-acid sequence MPPQNTGAEFGKLTNVDQQDAGEDASKQSSKASVFVNTEPMREEQVQNAVKFLSHPKVRGSPVIYRRNFLEKKGLTKEEIDEAFRRVPDSQPSEQTAGANQANTPDIQRPAQSQALQPGVSGSAGVTTLSRTSSRYSFHWSHALVAVGFLVVSGAGTAILIKKSILPRLKSWIRKIVLEEEYNQLESTDSKPTVVEEASKAAKAAAAAAVELAKANQEILTCRNEEKRYFLDAVSLLNQQMQEMKLMTNEIRRLEASSGASYSRREDYQVNQTSSKPFIVNGKRDYGLHSVTSSSQPASVEPSSAPHPKSYMEIMAMIQRGEKPSNIRDIDDSPPNPNQQPSNPRLAPRAKPWEVGQVQHNSTPVFQSQVNGKDLNSSVLDNSDNAVPRWQAKNARIREIDNGVENNGYNAASSQQPIKRTWVPPQPPPVVMSEAAEAIRRPKPLVQKEQILDDQSVHHSSDISDKVMESSELSKSEGQMEGSSTNAVLGSAEILEES is encoded by the exons ATGCCTCCTCAAAACACAG GTGCTGAATTCGGGAAGCTAACAAATGTGGATCAGCAAGACGCTGGGGAAGATGCTTCTAAGCAGAGTTCGAAGGCGTCGGTCTTTGTGAACACCGAACCAATGCGGGAGGAGCAAGTTCAGAATGCAGTGAAGTTTCTTTCGCACCCGAAAGTTAGAGGCTCCCCCGTCATATACCGTCGAAATTTCCTTGAGAAGAAGGGGCTCACAAAGGAGGAGATAGATGAGGCCTTTCGCCGTGTGCCT GATTCACAGCCGAGCGAGCAGACCGCTGGTGCAAATCAAG CCAACACACCAGATATTCAGCGTCCGGCACAATCACAAGCTTTGCAGCCAGGTGTATCTGGTTCCGCTGGTGTTACTACTTTGTCGAGAACTTCCTCACGCTACTCTTTTCACTGGTCCCATGCCCTTGTTGCAGTTGGGTTTCTGGTTGTTTCAGGCGCTGGAACAGCTATCTTAATTAAG AAGTCCATCCTTCCGCGTTTGAAATCTTGGATTCGGAAGATCGTCTTAGAGGAAGAATACAACCAATTAGAGAGCACAGATTCAAAACCGACCGTGGTGGAAGAAGCTTCAAAAGCTGCAAAAGCAGCTGCAGCTGCAGCCGTGGAGTTGGCAAAAGCAAACCAAGAAATTCTGACTTGTAGAAACGAAG AGAAGAGATACTTTTTGGATGCTGTTAGCCTTTTGAATCAGCAAATGCAGGAGATGAAGTTAATGACTAATGAAATAAGAAGATTGGAAG CATCCAGTGGAGCCTCTTACTCAAGGCGAGAAGATTACCAAGTCAATCAAACTAGCTCAAAG CCGTTCATTGTAAATGGGAAGCGGGATTATGGCCTACATTCAG tgacatcttcatcccaACCTGCTTCTGTTGAACCATCTAGTGCTCCCCATCCAAAGTCATATATGGAG aTAATGGCTATGATCCAGAGAGGGGAGAAGCCTTCTAACATCAGG GATATCGATGATTCACCCCCCAACCCAAATCAGCAACCTTCAAATCCTCGCTTAGCACCAAGAGCAAAG CCTTGGGAAGTTGGTCAAGTTCAACACAACTCTACCCCAGTATTTCAGTCTCAAGTAAATGGCAAGGACTTGAATTCCAGTGTCCTAGATAATAGTGACAATGCTGTACCTCGGTGGCAAGCGAAAAATGCCAGAATCAGAGAGATTGATAATGGAGTTGAGAATAATGGATATAACGCTGCATCCAGTCAGCAGCCAATCAAACGTACGTGGGTTCCCCCTCAGCCACCTCCGGTGGTTATGTCAGAGGCTGCGGAAGCAATCAGACGCCCAAAGCCACTAGTACAGAAGGAACAAATACTGGATGATCAGTCAGTACACCATTCTTCAGATATCTCTGATAAGGTGATGGAATCTTCAGAACTATCCAAATCCGAAGGACAAATGGAAGGTAGTAGTACCAATGCAGTTCTTGGCTCTGCTGAGATATTGGAAGAGTCATGA
- the LOC107618029 gene encoding peroxisomal membrane protein PEX14 isoform X2, with protein sequence MPPQNTGAEFGKLTNVDQQDAGEDASKQSSKASVFVNTEPMREEQVQNAVKFLSHPKVRGSPVIYRRNFLEKKGLTKEEIDEAFRRVPDSQPSEQTAGANQDIQRPAQSQALQPGVSGSAGVTTLSRTSSRYSFHWSHALVAVGFLVVSGAGTAILIKKSILPRLKSWIRKIVLEEEYNQLESTDSKPTVVEEASKAAKAAAAAAVELAKANQEILTCRNEEKRYFLDAVSLLNQQMQEMKLMTNEIRRLEASSGASYSRREDYQVNQTSSKPFIVNGKRDYGLHSVTSSSQPASVEPSSAPHPKSYMEIMAMIQRGEKPSNIRDIDDSPPNPNQQPSNPRLAPRAKPWEVGQVQHNSTPVFQSQVNGKDLNSSVLDNSDNAVPRWQAKNARIREIDNGVENNGYNAASSQQPIKRTWVPPQPPPVVMSEAAEAIRRPKPLVQKEQILDDQSVHHSSDISDKVMESSELSKSEGQMEGSSTNAVLGSAEILEES encoded by the exons ATGCCTCCTCAAAACACAG GTGCTGAATTCGGGAAGCTAACAAATGTGGATCAGCAAGACGCTGGGGAAGATGCTTCTAAGCAGAGTTCGAAGGCGTCGGTCTTTGTGAACACCGAACCAATGCGGGAGGAGCAAGTTCAGAATGCAGTGAAGTTTCTTTCGCACCCGAAAGTTAGAGGCTCCCCCGTCATATACCGTCGAAATTTCCTTGAGAAGAAGGGGCTCACAAAGGAGGAGATAGATGAGGCCTTTCGCCGTGTGCCT GATTCACAGCCGAGCGAGCAGACCGCTGGTGCAAATCAAG ATATTCAGCGTCCGGCACAATCACAAGCTTTGCAGCCAGGTGTATCTGGTTCCGCTGGTGTTACTACTTTGTCGAGAACTTCCTCACGCTACTCTTTTCACTGGTCCCATGCCCTTGTTGCAGTTGGGTTTCTGGTTGTTTCAGGCGCTGGAACAGCTATCTTAATTAAG AAGTCCATCCTTCCGCGTTTGAAATCTTGGATTCGGAAGATCGTCTTAGAGGAAGAATACAACCAATTAGAGAGCACAGATTCAAAACCGACCGTGGTGGAAGAAGCTTCAAAAGCTGCAAAAGCAGCTGCAGCTGCAGCCGTGGAGTTGGCAAAAGCAAACCAAGAAATTCTGACTTGTAGAAACGAAG AGAAGAGATACTTTTTGGATGCTGTTAGCCTTTTGAATCAGCAAATGCAGGAGATGAAGTTAATGACTAATGAAATAAGAAGATTGGAAG CATCCAGTGGAGCCTCTTACTCAAGGCGAGAAGATTACCAAGTCAATCAAACTAGCTCAAAG CCGTTCATTGTAAATGGGAAGCGGGATTATGGCCTACATTCAG tgacatcttcatcccaACCTGCTTCTGTTGAACCATCTAGTGCTCCCCATCCAAAGTCATATATGGAG aTAATGGCTATGATCCAGAGAGGGGAGAAGCCTTCTAACATCAGG GATATCGATGATTCACCCCCCAACCCAAATCAGCAACCTTCAAATCCTCGCTTAGCACCAAGAGCAAAG CCTTGGGAAGTTGGTCAAGTTCAACACAACTCTACCCCAGTATTTCAGTCTCAAGTAAATGGCAAGGACTTGAATTCCAGTGTCCTAGATAATAGTGACAATGCTGTACCTCGGTGGCAAGCGAAAAATGCCAGAATCAGAGAGATTGATAATGGAGTTGAGAATAATGGATATAACGCTGCATCCAGTCAGCAGCCAATCAAACGTACGTGGGTTCCCCCTCAGCCACCTCCGGTGGTTATGTCAGAGGCTGCGGAAGCAATCAGACGCCCAAAGCCACTAGTACAGAAGGAACAAATACTGGATGATCAGTCAGTACACCATTCTTCAGATATCTCTGATAAGGTGATGGAATCTTCAGAACTATCCAAATCCGAAGGACAAATGGAAGGTAGTAGTACCAATGCAGTTCTTGGCTCTGCTGAGATATTGGAAGAGTCATGA